A genomic region of Candidatus Omnitrophota bacterium contains the following coding sequences:
- a CDS encoding twitch domain-containing radical SAM protein, which translates to MNLATRVAYDQNRNFDGKAFRAACYAPFTTLEFNVNGEVVACWKSARYVLGRIGESSLDEIWKGEALRNMRTRLLNYDFPEECEWCAWQMRAGDLTDILARRYDFLDVEPESQWPQQFYFNLGNECNYACIMCSGEVSSAYRKHIEGRPRKPIIYTNQFFEQLDRFLPHIRHASFFGGEPFLTPGNYRVWDRLVEINPAARIHINTNGSVLSQRVKDYLGRLNVGSMAVSIDGATKETFERVRRFSKYEVVMKNLEYFSCQAKALGWDFQIVACVLRENFHELPQIYELAVRLGARVTLNMVTYPEEHSVYTLPRDERLHIHVYLHRAYTRLREQLNPASQISYEGLLKRLSGEESWSLGPHSGSLNTTATAI; encoded by the coding sequence GTGAACCTGGCAACGCGTGTGGCATACGATCAAAATCGCAATTTTGACGGCAAGGCCTTCCGCGCAGCCTGCTATGCACCCTTCACAACTTTGGAATTCAACGTCAACGGAGAAGTGGTTGCTTGCTGGAAAAGCGCCCGCTACGTGTTGGGCCGGATTGGAGAGTCTTCGCTGGATGAGATTTGGAAAGGAGAGGCTCTGCGCAACATGCGAACCCGGCTTCTGAATTACGACTTTCCGGAAGAATGCGAGTGGTGCGCCTGGCAGATGAGAGCCGGGGATCTAACGGATATTCTCGCCCGCCGGTACGATTTTCTCGACGTGGAGCCGGAATCGCAATGGCCCCAGCAGTTCTACTTCAATTTAGGGAATGAATGCAACTACGCCTGTATCATGTGTAGTGGTGAGGTCTCCTCAGCCTATCGCAAACATATAGAAGGAAGGCCGCGGAAACCCATCATTTATACGAACCAATTCTTTGAGCAGCTTGACAGGTTTCTTCCGCACATCCGTCATGCCAGTTTTTTCGGAGGGGAGCCCTTTCTAACACCTGGCAACTATCGCGTCTGGGATCGACTCGTGGAGATAAACCCTGCTGCACGGATTCATATCAACACCAACGGGTCTGTTCTCAGCCAACGTGTAAAAGACTACCTTGGCCGGCTGAACGTGGGAAGTATGGCCGTTTCTATTGACGGCGCCACCAAAGAAACCTTTGAGCGCGTGCGCCGGTTTAGCAAATATGAGGTAGTCATGAAGAACTTGGAGTATTTCTCTTGCCAGGCCAAGGCCTTAGGATGGGATTTCCAGATCGTTGCCTGCGTTTTGCGTGAGAACTTCCATGAGCTGCCCCAAATCTACGAACTCGCGGTGCGATTGGGAGCACGAGTCACTTTGAACATGGTCACTTATCCGGAGGAGCACAGTGTCTACACCTTGCCACGTGACGAACGGCTGCACATCCACGTATACCTTCATAGAGCATACACACGACTAAGAGAGCAACTAAACCCGGCAAGTCAAATCTCATACGAAGGTCTCCTAAAGAGACTTAGCGGAGAAGAATCATGGAGCCTTGGGCCCCACAGTGGATCACTGAATACGACCGCAACCGCGATCTAA
- a CDS encoding SPASM domain-containing protein has protein sequence MEPWAPQWITEYDRNRDLSQKPFRAACYAPFVSLEFGPRGDVRVCSLRRGAGVGDIRYQTIQQVWNGFKMDQLRTYLKHYDLSSGCDRCRWYIDQGSSDIPAKRSYDWIPIPSGSLMPRRFTFRLANTCKVRSVLCAPYSCSVLSEDAGEKPDPRNPYGESFFQELRELLPNTLQCDFQGGDAFLIEPHYRIWDLLISQRYEASISAFTYGTHLDKRVQSYLSALNFSDLVVPFFSLDKTRFETLCQGARMEEVTATLRLFAEYAQERPNSRKLYLQFPITRNTWSEFAGMLEFAEPLNAQLETYVVRTPGSLCALDLPAADRMEMLQVLAKDLERLEGRVRPSNLSRLKEFIQLLEHSAKKVG, from the coding sequence ATGGAGCCTTGGGCCCCACAGTGGATCACTGAATACGACCGCAACCGCGATCTAAGCCAGAAACCCTTTCGCGCGGCTTGCTATGCGCCGTTTGTCTCGCTCGAGTTCGGGCCGCGCGGGGATGTCCGTGTCTGCAGTCTGCGCCGCGGCGCTGGCGTCGGGGATATCCGGTACCAGACAATCCAGCAGGTCTGGAACGGTTTCAAGATGGACCAGCTCCGCACCTACCTCAAACACTACGACCTCTCCAGCGGTTGCGACCGTTGTCGCTGGTATATTGATCAAGGCTCCTCGGACATCCCGGCAAAACGCAGCTACGATTGGATCCCCATTCCTTCCGGCTCCCTCATGCCGCGCCGTTTTACCTTTCGTTTGGCCAATACTTGCAAAGTAAGGTCTGTGCTGTGTGCCCCATATTCGTGTTCGGTCTTATCGGAGGACGCCGGGGAGAAGCCGGATCCGCGCAATCCCTACGGAGAGTCGTTTTTTCAGGAGCTTCGGGAACTGTTGCCCAATACGCTCCAATGTGATTTCCAGGGTGGGGACGCCTTTCTCATCGAACCTCACTACCGCATCTGGGACCTGCTCATCTCTCAGCGATATGAAGCATCCATCAGCGCATTTACTTATGGAACCCATCTGGACAAGCGCGTCCAGTCGTATTTATCGGCCCTAAACTTTTCCGATCTGGTAGTTCCGTTTTTTTCGCTCGACAAAACCCGCTTTGAAACTCTCTGTCAAGGCGCCCGCATGGAAGAGGTGACCGCCACGCTCCGTCTTTTTGCCGAGTATGCTCAAGAGCGCCCTAACTCCAGAAAGCTGTATCTCCAGTTCCCCATTACTCGAAACACTTGGAGCGAATTCGCAGGCATGCTCGAATTTGCGGAGCCTCTCAACGCCCAGCTGGAAACTTACGTTGTAAGAACACCCGGGTCCCTTTGTGCACTGGATCTTCCGGCGGCAGACCGAATGGAGATGCTCCAAGTCCTCGCGAAGGACTTGGAGCGCCTCGAGGGCAGAGTGCGCCCGAGTAATCTATCCCGCTTAAAGGAGTTTATCCAATTGTTGGAACACTCTGCGAAGAAGGTTGGCTGA
- a CDS encoding radical SAM protein gives MESWILDFDRRRDFSAVGFRSACYAPFVSMNFTPWGTVQVCCENSDYIIGNVAEDTLMDLWNGPAINQIRSHLVRYEYGMGCEGCARLARMGAYPYSFHYEPANAPTLVPKWPYIMEFRLTNDCNFACIMCSGSYSSQIRAKRDKLPPLPRAYGDRFFEELEEFVPHLRHTVFAGGEPLIIPEHFRVWDIMLRTNPKCTVTISTNGSVVSGKALDYMQQLHVNHLDVSVDGATKKTFEAIRPRSCFEKVMANLGPLSKIPKRINDIFSLTLCAMPQNFFEIKDIFLLAEEYGAHVYINLVRVPNSCSLASLAPKELETVFRTLDSDFSSIAPTLSPFNKERFLELLSAVKHMRAGQNPVGLSAGVPDTPTPAPVLP, from the coding sequence ATGGAATCCTGGATCCTCGATTTTGATAGGCGTCGCGACTTTTCAGCAGTCGGGTTTCGATCCGCGTGCTACGCGCCCTTTGTCAGCATGAATTTCACGCCTTGGGGGACTGTGCAGGTTTGCTGCGAGAACAGTGACTACATTATTGGCAATGTGGCCGAGGACACATTGATGGATCTGTGGAATGGCCCTGCCATCAACCAAATCCGTTCGCACTTGGTTCGATATGAATATGGGATGGGGTGCGAAGGATGCGCCAGGCTGGCAAGGATGGGGGCCTATCCCTATTCTTTCCACTACGAACCCGCCAATGCCCCCACGCTCGTCCCTAAGTGGCCATATATAATGGAATTCCGGCTCACCAATGATTGTAACTTCGCCTGCATTATGTGCAGCGGGAGTTACTCTTCACAAATAAGAGCCAAGAGGGACAAACTGCCTCCTCTTCCCCGCGCTTACGGAGACCGCTTCTTCGAGGAATTGGAAGAATTTGTGCCTCATTTGAGACATACCGTTTTTGCCGGCGGCGAACCCTTGATTATCCCCGAGCATTTTCGTGTCTGGGACATCATGCTTCGCACTAATCCTAAGTGCACCGTGACGATCAGCACCAACGGGTCCGTGGTCAGTGGTAAGGCCCTCGACTATATGCAGCAGCTTCATGTCAATCACTTGGATGTCTCTGTGGACGGAGCCACCAAGAAGACCTTTGAGGCCATACGTCCCCGATCCTGTTTTGAAAAAGTCATGGCAAACTTGGGGCCGCTTTCAAAAATTCCTAAGCGAATTAATGACATTTTCTCCTTGACTCTGTGCGCGATGCCCCAGAATTTTTTTGAGATCAAAGATATCTTCCTGCTTGCCGAAGAATACGGAGCGCACGTGTATATTAACCTTGTGAGAGTGCCCAATTCTTGCAGTCTCGCATCGCTTGCCCCGAAAGAGCTTGAAACTGTTTTCCGCACACTGGATTCGGATTTCTCCTCGATCGCGCCCACCCTAAGCCCATTCAACAAAGAGCGCTTTTTGGAATTGCTGAGCGCGGTCAAGCACATGAGGGCAGGGCAAAACCCGGTAGGCCTGAGTGCCGGTGTCCCGGATACGCCCACACCCGCGCCCGTGCTACCGTGA